From one Gossypium hirsutum isolate 1008001.06 chromosome D08, Gossypium_hirsutum_v2.1, whole genome shotgun sequence genomic stretch:
- the LOC107949959 gene encoding CSC1-like protein At4g02900, with protein sequence MASLRDIVTSASINLLSAFGFLMAFAILRIQPFNDRVYFPRWYKKGTRSSPTRSGAYASKFVNLDFRTYLNFLNWMPAALRMPEPELIDHAGLDSVAYIRIYLLGLKIFVPLAVLSFMVLVPVNWIGDTLERAKDLNFSNIDKLSISNVPDGSKGFWAHIVMSYVFSFWTFYVLYSEYKVLATMRADYLASETRRPDQFTVLVRNIPPDPDESVSEHVQHFFCVNHPDHYLTHQIVYNANKLASLVSKKRDFQNWYIYYQNKFERTSKRPLTKTGFMGLWGTKVDAIDHYTSQIQKLNEEEAVERERVKKDPDAIVPAAFVSFKSRWAAAVCAQTQLCRNPTLWLTEWAPEPRDVYWDNFAIPYFELTIRRLIIAVALFFLIFFFMIPIAFVQSLANIEGIQKVFPFLKPLIRIESVKSVIQGFLPGIVLKIFLAVLPQILMTMSKIEGYPSISALDRKSAAKYHMFILVNVFLGSIITGSALQQLKTFIDLPPTEIPKTIGVYIPMKANFFITYIMVDGWAGVAAEILRLVPLVLFHLKNTFLVKTEQDRYEAMEPGSIDFPVGEPRIQLYILLGLVYAPITPFLLPFIIIFLAFAYVVFRNQVINVYDPKYESAAAFWPDVHKRVVIGLFISQLLLLGLLSTKKIGRNHFALLPLPVLTIWFFMYCKGRFESGFIRFPLQEAMVKDTLERATEPQFNLKAYLKDAYMHPVFKSSDVEKSDFTFEEEKSPLVATTRVATKLSPDVHSSSPVQSDA encoded by the exons ATGGCGTCTCTTCGAGATATAGTTACATCAGCTTCTATCAATCTTCTCTCAGCCTTTGGATTTCTAATGGCTTTTGCAATATTGAGGATCCAGCCGTTCAACGATAGGGTTTATTTCCCGAGATGGTACAAAAAGGGGACAAGGAGCAGCCCTACTCGATCTGGAGCATATGCatcaaaatttgtcaacttagaTTTCAggacatatttaaattttttgaattggaTGCCTGCGGCTTTGAGAATGCCTGAACCCGAGCTCATTGATCATGCAGGACTTGATTCTGTTGCCTATATTCGGATTTACCTTCTCGG CTTGAAAATATTTGTCCCCCTCGCTGTGTTGTCTTTCATGGTTTTGGTCCCTGTCAATTGGATAGGGGATACATTAGAGCGTGCTAAGGATTTAAACTTCAGCAACATTGACAAACTCTCAATATCAAATGTTCCAGATGGATCAAAAGG GTTTTGGGCACATATCGTTATGTCATATGTATTCTCGTTCTGGACATTTTATGTGCTATATTCAGAATACAAAGTGTTAGCTACCATGAGGGCGGACTATCTAGCATCAGAAACTCGTCGTCCTGATCAATTCACA GTTCTTGTAAGAAATATTCCTCCTGATCCGGATGAATCAGTTAGTGAGCACGTCCAacattttttttgtgtaaatCATCCTGATCATTATCTTACTCATCAG ATTGTATATAATGCAAATAAGCTAGCGTCATTGGTTTCAAAGAAGCGCGACTTTCAAAATTGGTATATTTACTACCAAAATAAGTTCGAGAGAACTTCAAAGAGGCCGCTCACAAAG ACGGGTTTCATGGGTCTCTGGGGCACTAAAGTTGATGCAATCGATCATTATACTTCTCAGATTCAGAAGCTGAATGAAGAA GAAGCCGTAGAAAGAGAAAGAGTCAAGAAAGATCCGGATGCTATAGTTCCAGCGGCATTTGTTTCATTCAAATCGCGATGGGCGGCAGCAGTCTGTGCTCAAACACAGCTCTGCCGTAATCCTACACTTTGGTTGACGGAATGGGCCCCTGAGCCTCGTGATGTTTATTGGGATAACTTCGCTATACCATATTTTGAACTCACCATTCGAAGGTTGATAATAGCCGTTGctctattttttctaattttcttctTCATGATCCCTATAGCTTTTGTTCAATCTCTAGCCAATATTGAGGGGATTCAGAAGGTTTTCCCCTTCTTGAAGCCATTAATACGAAT AGAGTCAGTCAAATCCGTTATCCAAGGCTTTCTCCCTGGGATTGTATTGAAGATATTTCTTGCTGTACTTCCCCAAATCCTTATGACAATGTCTAAAATAGAAGGATATCCATCCATCTCAGCTTTGGATAGAAAATCAGCTGCGAAATATCACATGTTCATTCTTGTCAATGTATTTCTTGGAAGCATTATAACTGGCTCAGCACTTCAGCAGCTTAAAACTTTCATCGATCTGCCTCCAACAGA GATTCCAAAAACCATTGGGGTATATATCCCAATGAAAGCCAATTTTTTCATTACTTATATAATGGTGGATGGATGGGCAGGGGTTGCTGCAGAAATCCTGAGATTAGTACCATTGGTGTTGTTCCACTTGAAAAATACATTTTTGGTTAAAACAGAACAAGATAGATATGAAGCAATGGAGCCTGGTTCCATTGACTTTCCAGTAGGTGAACCAAGGATCCAATTATACATCTTGCTGGGACTTGTTTATGCTCCCATCaccccttttcttcttcctttcattaTCATCTTCCTTGCTTTTGCCTATGTGGTATTTCGTAACCAG GTTATCAACGTGTATGATCCAAAGTACGAGAGTGCAGCAGCATTTTGGCCAGACGTGCATAAGAGAGTGGTGATAGGTTTATTCATATCTCAACTTCTTCTACTGGGATTGTTGAGCACAAAGAAGATCGGGCGTAACCATTTTGCATTGCTTCCCCTTCCCGTTCTGACCATCTGGTTTTTCATGTACTGCAAGGGCCGCTTTGAATCTGGTTTCATTAGATTCCCTTTACAG GAAGCAATGGTAAAAGATACATTAGAAAGGGCAACGGAGCCACAGTTCAACTTAAAAGCATACCTAAAAGACGCATATATGCATCCTGTATTCAAAAGCAGCGACGTGGAGAAATCGGATTTCACATTTGAAGAAGAGAAAAGCCCACTGGTTGCCACAACCAGGGTAGCCACCAAACTTTCTCCCGATGTGCATTCTTCCTCCCCCGTTCAATCGGATGCTTGA
- the LOC107960899 gene encoding DUF21 domain-containing protein At4g14240 isoform X1 produces MLRNVVALAPTIMMSLSSPRDIVFGPDDLPFGTVEWFVYTGLSCLLVIFAGIMSGLTLGLMSLGLVELEILQRSGTIVEKKQVSAILPVVKKQHQLLVTLLLCNACAMEALPISLDKIFHPFVAVLLSVTFVLAFGEIIPQAICSRYGLSVGASFMWLVRILMIICYPIAYPVGKVLDVVIGHGDVLFRRAQLKALVSIHSQEAGKGGELTHDETTIISGALDLTEKTAEEAMTPIESTFSLDINSKLNWEAIGKIIAHGHSRIPIYAGNPKNIIGLLLVKSLLTIRAEMETPVSSVSIRRILRVPAQMPLYDILNEFQKGSSHMAAVVKVKGKTKDLQFVDDGERFDNHKVTNRNSQLTDPLLTKQDSVLVNVEKSSAIKETMNTLQCFSEDTEDGEVIGIITLEDVFEELLQEEIVDETDVYVDVHKRICVAAAAAAVASSVARAPSDRRLIGQKPTLSISFQGVQSKQGK; encoded by the exons ATGCTGCGAAACGTCGTCGCATTAGCTCCCACAATCATGATGTCGTTGTCGTCGCCGAGGGACATCGTATTTGGCCCCGATGACCTCCCTTTTGGCACCGTTGAGTGGTTCGTTTATACCGGATTGTCGTGCTTGTTGGTGATCTTCGCCGGGATAATGTCGGGACTTACCTTGGGGTTGATGTCTTTGGGTCTCGTCGAGCTTGAAATTCTACAGAGAAGCGGTACCATCGTTGAGAAGAAACAAGTTT CTGCTATTTTACCAGTCGTGAAAAAACAGCATCAACTTCTTGTAACTTTGCTTCTCTGTAATGCTTGTGCAATGGAG GCCCTTCCTATATCCCTTGATAAAATCTTTCACCCCTTTGTTGCAGTGTTGCTGTCTGTTACTTTTGTTCTAGCCTTTGGAGAG ATTATTCCACAAGCAATATGTTCAAGATATGGACTCTCTGTTGGTGCAAGTTTCATGTGGCTTGTGCGTATTCTGATGATAATTTGTTATCCAATTGCTTACCCTGTTGGAAAG GTTCTAGATGTTGTGATTGGCCATGGTGATGTTTTGTTTAGACGAGCTCAGTTAAAAGCCCTTGTTTCTATCCACAGCCAAGAG GCTGGCAAGGGTGGTGAACTAACACATGATGAGACAACCATCATTAGTGGTGCACTGGATTTAACTGAAAAG ACTGCGGAGGAGGCTATGACACCAATTGAATCAACATTTTCCTTGGACATAAATTCGAAATTGAATTG GGAAGCAATTGGAAAAATTATTGCACATGGTCATAGTCGTATCCCCATTTATGCTGGGAATCCGAAAAATATCATTGGGCTATTATTG GTTAAAAGTCTTCTCACTATACGAGCTGAGATGGAGACTCCAGTCAGTTCTGTTTCAATCCGGAGGATTCTTAG GGTTCCAGCACAGATGCCTTTGTATGATATCCTCAATGAATTTCAAAAGGGAAGCAGTCATATGGCAGCTGTAGTGAAGGTTAAAGGAAAGACCAAAGACcttcaatttgttgatgatgGAGAGAGATTTGACAATCATAAAGTCACCAACCGGAATTCTCAACTAACTGATCCTTTGCTGACCAAACAAGATAGTGTTTTAGTCAATGTTGAGAAATCTTCAGCCATCAAGGAAACTATGAATACTTTGCAATGCTTTTCAGAGGATACCGAAGATGGGGAAGTCATTGGTATCATTACCTTAGAAGATGTATTTGAAGAACTTCTTCAA GAGGAAATTGTAGATGAGACCGATGTATATGTTGATGTACATAAAAG GATATGCGtcgctgctgctgctgctgctgttgctTCATCTGTTGCACGGGCTCCATCAGATCGAAGATTGATCGGCCAAAAGCCTACA CTTTCAATATCCTTTCAGGGTGTTCAAAGCAAGCAAGGCAAATGA
- the LOC107960899 gene encoding DUF21 domain-containing protein At4g14240 isoform X5 — protein MLRNVVALAPTIMMSLSSPRDIVFGPDDLPFGTVEWFVYTGLSCLLVIFAGIMSGLTLGLMSLGLVELEILQRSGTIVEKKQVSAILPVVKKQHQLLVTLLLCNACAMEALPISLDKIFHPFVAVLLSVTFVLAFGEIIPQAICSRYGLSVGASFMWLVRILMIICYPIAYPVGKVLDVVIGHGDVLFRRAQLKALVSIHSQETAEEAMTPIESTFSLDINSKLNWEAIGKIIAHGHSRIPIYAGNPKNIIGLLLVKSLLTIRAEMETPVSSVSIRRILRVPAQMPLYDILNEFQKGSSHMAAVVKVKGKTKDLQFVDDGERFDNHKVTNRNSQLTDPLLTKQDSVLVNVEKSSAIKETMNTLQCFSEDTEDGEVIGIITLEDVFEELLQEEIVDETDVYVDVHKRICVAAAAAAVASSVARAPSDRRLIGQKPTGVQSKQGK, from the exons ATGCTGCGAAACGTCGTCGCATTAGCTCCCACAATCATGATGTCGTTGTCGTCGCCGAGGGACATCGTATTTGGCCCCGATGACCTCCCTTTTGGCACCGTTGAGTGGTTCGTTTATACCGGATTGTCGTGCTTGTTGGTGATCTTCGCCGGGATAATGTCGGGACTTACCTTGGGGTTGATGTCTTTGGGTCTCGTCGAGCTTGAAATTCTACAGAGAAGCGGTACCATCGTTGAGAAGAAACAAGTTT CTGCTATTTTACCAGTCGTGAAAAAACAGCATCAACTTCTTGTAACTTTGCTTCTCTGTAATGCTTGTGCAATGGAG GCCCTTCCTATATCCCTTGATAAAATCTTTCACCCCTTTGTTGCAGTGTTGCTGTCTGTTACTTTTGTTCTAGCCTTTGGAGAG ATTATTCCACAAGCAATATGTTCAAGATATGGACTCTCTGTTGGTGCAAGTTTCATGTGGCTTGTGCGTATTCTGATGATAATTTGTTATCCAATTGCTTACCCTGTTGGAAAG GTTCTAGATGTTGTGATTGGCCATGGTGATGTTTTGTTTAGACGAGCTCAGTTAAAAGCCCTTGTTTCTATCCACAGCCAAGAG ACTGCGGAGGAGGCTATGACACCAATTGAATCAACATTTTCCTTGGACATAAATTCGAAATTGAATTG GGAAGCAATTGGAAAAATTATTGCACATGGTCATAGTCGTATCCCCATTTATGCTGGGAATCCGAAAAATATCATTGGGCTATTATTG GTTAAAAGTCTTCTCACTATACGAGCTGAGATGGAGACTCCAGTCAGTTCTGTTTCAATCCGGAGGATTCTTAG GGTTCCAGCACAGATGCCTTTGTATGATATCCTCAATGAATTTCAAAAGGGAAGCAGTCATATGGCAGCTGTAGTGAAGGTTAAAGGAAAGACCAAAGACcttcaatttgttgatgatgGAGAGAGATTTGACAATCATAAAGTCACCAACCGGAATTCTCAACTAACTGATCCTTTGCTGACCAAACAAGATAGTGTTTTAGTCAATGTTGAGAAATCTTCAGCCATCAAGGAAACTATGAATACTTTGCAATGCTTTTCAGAGGATACCGAAGATGGGGAAGTCATTGGTATCATTACCTTAGAAGATGTATTTGAAGAACTTCTTCAA GAGGAAATTGTAGATGAGACCGATGTATATGTTGATGTACATAAAAG GATATGCGtcgctgctgctgctgctgctgttgctTCATCTGTTGCACGGGCTCCATCAGATCGAAGATTGATCGGCCAAAAGCCTACA GGTGTTCAAAGCAAGCAAGGCAAATGA
- the LOC107960899 gene encoding DUF21 domain-containing protein At4g14240 isoform X6, which produces MLRNVVALAPTIMMSLSSPRDIVFGPDDLPFGTVEWFVYTGLSCLLVIFAGIMSGLTLGLMSLGLVELEILQRSGTIVEKKQVSAILPVVKKQHQLLVTLLLCNACAMEALPISLDKIFHPFVAVLLSVTFVLAFGEIIPQAICSRYGLSVGASFMWLVRILMIICYPIAYPVGKAGKGGELTHDETTIISGALDLTEKTAEEAMTPIESTFSLDINSKLNWEAIGKIIAHGHSRIPIYAGNPKNIIGLLLVKSLLTIRAEMETPVSSVSIRRILRVPAQMPLYDILNEFQKGSSHMAAVVKVKGKTKDLQFVDDGERFDNHKVTNRNSQLTDPLLTKQDSVLVNVEKSSAIKETMNTLQCFSEDTEDGEVIGIITLEDVFEELLQEEIVDETDVYVDVHKRICVAAAAAAVASSVARAPSDRRLIGQKPTGVQSKQGK; this is translated from the exons ATGCTGCGAAACGTCGTCGCATTAGCTCCCACAATCATGATGTCGTTGTCGTCGCCGAGGGACATCGTATTTGGCCCCGATGACCTCCCTTTTGGCACCGTTGAGTGGTTCGTTTATACCGGATTGTCGTGCTTGTTGGTGATCTTCGCCGGGATAATGTCGGGACTTACCTTGGGGTTGATGTCTTTGGGTCTCGTCGAGCTTGAAATTCTACAGAGAAGCGGTACCATCGTTGAGAAGAAACAAGTTT CTGCTATTTTACCAGTCGTGAAAAAACAGCATCAACTTCTTGTAACTTTGCTTCTCTGTAATGCTTGTGCAATGGAG GCCCTTCCTATATCCCTTGATAAAATCTTTCACCCCTTTGTTGCAGTGTTGCTGTCTGTTACTTTTGTTCTAGCCTTTGGAGAG ATTATTCCACAAGCAATATGTTCAAGATATGGACTCTCTGTTGGTGCAAGTTTCATGTGGCTTGTGCGTATTCTGATGATAATTTGTTATCCAATTGCTTACCCTGTTGGAAAG GCTGGCAAGGGTGGTGAACTAACACATGATGAGACAACCATCATTAGTGGTGCACTGGATTTAACTGAAAAG ACTGCGGAGGAGGCTATGACACCAATTGAATCAACATTTTCCTTGGACATAAATTCGAAATTGAATTG GGAAGCAATTGGAAAAATTATTGCACATGGTCATAGTCGTATCCCCATTTATGCTGGGAATCCGAAAAATATCATTGGGCTATTATTG GTTAAAAGTCTTCTCACTATACGAGCTGAGATGGAGACTCCAGTCAGTTCTGTTTCAATCCGGAGGATTCTTAG GGTTCCAGCACAGATGCCTTTGTATGATATCCTCAATGAATTTCAAAAGGGAAGCAGTCATATGGCAGCTGTAGTGAAGGTTAAAGGAAAGACCAAAGACcttcaatttgttgatgatgGAGAGAGATTTGACAATCATAAAGTCACCAACCGGAATTCTCAACTAACTGATCCTTTGCTGACCAAACAAGATAGTGTTTTAGTCAATGTTGAGAAATCTTCAGCCATCAAGGAAACTATGAATACTTTGCAATGCTTTTCAGAGGATACCGAAGATGGGGAAGTCATTGGTATCATTACCTTAGAAGATGTATTTGAAGAACTTCTTCAA GAGGAAATTGTAGATGAGACCGATGTATATGTTGATGTACATAAAAG GATATGCGtcgctgctgctgctgctgctgttgctTCATCTGTTGCACGGGCTCCATCAGATCGAAGATTGATCGGCCAAAAGCCTACA GGTGTTCAAAGCAAGCAAGGCAAATGA
- the LOC107960899 gene encoding putative DUF21 domain-containing protein At1g03270 isoform X3: MLRNVVALAPTIMMSLSSPRDIVFGPDDLPFGTVEWFVYTGLSCLLVIFAGIMSGLTLGLMSLGLVELEILQRSGTIVEKKQVSAILPVVKKQHQLLVTLLLCNACAMEALPISLDKIFHPFVAVLLSVTFVLAFGEIIPQAICSRYGLSVGASFMWLVRILMIICYPIAYPVGKVLDVVIGHGDVLFRRAQLKALVSIHSQETAEEAMTPIESTFSLDINSKLNWEAIGKIIAHGHSRIPIYAGNPKNIIGLLLVKSLLTIRAEMETPVSSVSIRRILRVPAQMPLYDILNEFQKGSSHMAAVVKVKGKTKDLQFVDDGERFDNHKVTNRNSQLTDPLLTKQDSVLVNVEKSSAIKETMNTLQCFSEDTEDGEVIGIITLEDVFEELLQEEIVDETDVYVDVHKRICVAAAAAAVASSVARAPSDRRLIGQKPTLSISFQGVQSKQGK; the protein is encoded by the exons ATGCTGCGAAACGTCGTCGCATTAGCTCCCACAATCATGATGTCGTTGTCGTCGCCGAGGGACATCGTATTTGGCCCCGATGACCTCCCTTTTGGCACCGTTGAGTGGTTCGTTTATACCGGATTGTCGTGCTTGTTGGTGATCTTCGCCGGGATAATGTCGGGACTTACCTTGGGGTTGATGTCTTTGGGTCTCGTCGAGCTTGAAATTCTACAGAGAAGCGGTACCATCGTTGAGAAGAAACAAGTTT CTGCTATTTTACCAGTCGTGAAAAAACAGCATCAACTTCTTGTAACTTTGCTTCTCTGTAATGCTTGTGCAATGGAG GCCCTTCCTATATCCCTTGATAAAATCTTTCACCCCTTTGTTGCAGTGTTGCTGTCTGTTACTTTTGTTCTAGCCTTTGGAGAG ATTATTCCACAAGCAATATGTTCAAGATATGGACTCTCTGTTGGTGCAAGTTTCATGTGGCTTGTGCGTATTCTGATGATAATTTGTTATCCAATTGCTTACCCTGTTGGAAAG GTTCTAGATGTTGTGATTGGCCATGGTGATGTTTTGTTTAGACGAGCTCAGTTAAAAGCCCTTGTTTCTATCCACAGCCAAGAG ACTGCGGAGGAGGCTATGACACCAATTGAATCAACATTTTCCTTGGACATAAATTCGAAATTGAATTG GGAAGCAATTGGAAAAATTATTGCACATGGTCATAGTCGTATCCCCATTTATGCTGGGAATCCGAAAAATATCATTGGGCTATTATTG GTTAAAAGTCTTCTCACTATACGAGCTGAGATGGAGACTCCAGTCAGTTCTGTTTCAATCCGGAGGATTCTTAG GGTTCCAGCACAGATGCCTTTGTATGATATCCTCAATGAATTTCAAAAGGGAAGCAGTCATATGGCAGCTGTAGTGAAGGTTAAAGGAAAGACCAAAGACcttcaatttgttgatgatgGAGAGAGATTTGACAATCATAAAGTCACCAACCGGAATTCTCAACTAACTGATCCTTTGCTGACCAAACAAGATAGTGTTTTAGTCAATGTTGAGAAATCTTCAGCCATCAAGGAAACTATGAATACTTTGCAATGCTTTTCAGAGGATACCGAAGATGGGGAAGTCATTGGTATCATTACCTTAGAAGATGTATTTGAAGAACTTCTTCAA GAGGAAATTGTAGATGAGACCGATGTATATGTTGATGTACATAAAAG GATATGCGtcgctgctgctgctgctgctgttgctTCATCTGTTGCACGGGCTCCATCAGATCGAAGATTGATCGGCCAAAAGCCTACA CTTTCAATATCCTTTCAGGGTGTTCAAAGCAAGCAAGGCAAATGA
- the LOC107960899 gene encoding DUF21 domain-containing protein At4g14240 isoform X4 has translation MLRNVVALAPTIMMSLSSPRDIVFGPDDLPFGTVEWFVYTGLSCLLVIFAGIMSGLTLGLMSLGLVELEILQRSGTIVEKKQVSAILPVVKKQHQLLVTLLLCNACAMEALPISLDKIFHPFVAVLLSVTFVLAFGEIIPQAICSRYGLSVGASFMWLVRILMIICYPIAYPVGKAGKGGELTHDETTIISGALDLTEKTAEEAMTPIESTFSLDINSKLNWEAIGKIIAHGHSRIPIYAGNPKNIIGLLLVKSLLTIRAEMETPVSSVSIRRILRVPAQMPLYDILNEFQKGSSHMAAVVKVKGKTKDLQFVDDGERFDNHKVTNRNSQLTDPLLTKQDSVLVNVEKSSAIKETMNTLQCFSEDTEDGEVIGIITLEDVFEELLQEEIVDETDVYVDVHKRICVAAAAAAVASSVARAPSDRRLIGQKPTLSISFQGVQSKQGK, from the exons ATGCTGCGAAACGTCGTCGCATTAGCTCCCACAATCATGATGTCGTTGTCGTCGCCGAGGGACATCGTATTTGGCCCCGATGACCTCCCTTTTGGCACCGTTGAGTGGTTCGTTTATACCGGATTGTCGTGCTTGTTGGTGATCTTCGCCGGGATAATGTCGGGACTTACCTTGGGGTTGATGTCTTTGGGTCTCGTCGAGCTTGAAATTCTACAGAGAAGCGGTACCATCGTTGAGAAGAAACAAGTTT CTGCTATTTTACCAGTCGTGAAAAAACAGCATCAACTTCTTGTAACTTTGCTTCTCTGTAATGCTTGTGCAATGGAG GCCCTTCCTATATCCCTTGATAAAATCTTTCACCCCTTTGTTGCAGTGTTGCTGTCTGTTACTTTTGTTCTAGCCTTTGGAGAG ATTATTCCACAAGCAATATGTTCAAGATATGGACTCTCTGTTGGTGCAAGTTTCATGTGGCTTGTGCGTATTCTGATGATAATTTGTTATCCAATTGCTTACCCTGTTGGAAAG GCTGGCAAGGGTGGTGAACTAACACATGATGAGACAACCATCATTAGTGGTGCACTGGATTTAACTGAAAAG ACTGCGGAGGAGGCTATGACACCAATTGAATCAACATTTTCCTTGGACATAAATTCGAAATTGAATTG GGAAGCAATTGGAAAAATTATTGCACATGGTCATAGTCGTATCCCCATTTATGCTGGGAATCCGAAAAATATCATTGGGCTATTATTG GTTAAAAGTCTTCTCACTATACGAGCTGAGATGGAGACTCCAGTCAGTTCTGTTTCAATCCGGAGGATTCTTAG GGTTCCAGCACAGATGCCTTTGTATGATATCCTCAATGAATTTCAAAAGGGAAGCAGTCATATGGCAGCTGTAGTGAAGGTTAAAGGAAAGACCAAAGACcttcaatttgttgatgatgGAGAGAGATTTGACAATCATAAAGTCACCAACCGGAATTCTCAACTAACTGATCCTTTGCTGACCAAACAAGATAGTGTTTTAGTCAATGTTGAGAAATCTTCAGCCATCAAGGAAACTATGAATACTTTGCAATGCTTTTCAGAGGATACCGAAGATGGGGAAGTCATTGGTATCATTACCTTAGAAGATGTATTTGAAGAACTTCTTCAA GAGGAAATTGTAGATGAGACCGATGTATATGTTGATGTACATAAAAG GATATGCGtcgctgctgctgctgctgctgttgctTCATCTGTTGCACGGGCTCCATCAGATCGAAGATTGATCGGCCAAAAGCCTACA CTTTCAATATCCTTTCAGGGTGTTCAAAGCAAGCAAGGCAAATGA
- the LOC107960899 gene encoding DUF21 domain-containing protein At4g14240 isoform X2 gives MLRNVVALAPTIMMSLSSPRDIVFGPDDLPFGTVEWFVYTGLSCLLVIFAGIMSGLTLGLMSLGLVELEILQRSGTIVEKKQVSAILPVVKKQHQLLVTLLLCNACAMEALPISLDKIFHPFVAVLLSVTFVLAFGEIIPQAICSRYGLSVGASFMWLVRILMIICYPIAYPVGKVLDVVIGHGDVLFRRAQLKALVSIHSQEAGKGGELTHDETTIISGALDLTEKTAEEAMTPIESTFSLDINSKLNWEAIGKIIAHGHSRIPIYAGNPKNIIGLLLVKSLLTIRAEMETPVSSVSIRRILRVPAQMPLYDILNEFQKGSSHMAAVVKVKGKTKDLQFVDDGERFDNHKVTNRNSQLTDPLLTKQDSVLVNVEKSSAIKETMNTLQCFSEDTEDGEVIGIITLEDVFEELLQEEIVDETDVYVDVHKRICVAAAAAAVASSVARAPSDRRLIGQKPTGVQSKQGK, from the exons ATGCTGCGAAACGTCGTCGCATTAGCTCCCACAATCATGATGTCGTTGTCGTCGCCGAGGGACATCGTATTTGGCCCCGATGACCTCCCTTTTGGCACCGTTGAGTGGTTCGTTTATACCGGATTGTCGTGCTTGTTGGTGATCTTCGCCGGGATAATGTCGGGACTTACCTTGGGGTTGATGTCTTTGGGTCTCGTCGAGCTTGAAATTCTACAGAGAAGCGGTACCATCGTTGAGAAGAAACAAGTTT CTGCTATTTTACCAGTCGTGAAAAAACAGCATCAACTTCTTGTAACTTTGCTTCTCTGTAATGCTTGTGCAATGGAG GCCCTTCCTATATCCCTTGATAAAATCTTTCACCCCTTTGTTGCAGTGTTGCTGTCTGTTACTTTTGTTCTAGCCTTTGGAGAG ATTATTCCACAAGCAATATGTTCAAGATATGGACTCTCTGTTGGTGCAAGTTTCATGTGGCTTGTGCGTATTCTGATGATAATTTGTTATCCAATTGCTTACCCTGTTGGAAAG GTTCTAGATGTTGTGATTGGCCATGGTGATGTTTTGTTTAGACGAGCTCAGTTAAAAGCCCTTGTTTCTATCCACAGCCAAGAG GCTGGCAAGGGTGGTGAACTAACACATGATGAGACAACCATCATTAGTGGTGCACTGGATTTAACTGAAAAG ACTGCGGAGGAGGCTATGACACCAATTGAATCAACATTTTCCTTGGACATAAATTCGAAATTGAATTG GGAAGCAATTGGAAAAATTATTGCACATGGTCATAGTCGTATCCCCATTTATGCTGGGAATCCGAAAAATATCATTGGGCTATTATTG GTTAAAAGTCTTCTCACTATACGAGCTGAGATGGAGACTCCAGTCAGTTCTGTTTCAATCCGGAGGATTCTTAG GGTTCCAGCACAGATGCCTTTGTATGATATCCTCAATGAATTTCAAAAGGGAAGCAGTCATATGGCAGCTGTAGTGAAGGTTAAAGGAAAGACCAAAGACcttcaatttgttgatgatgGAGAGAGATTTGACAATCATAAAGTCACCAACCGGAATTCTCAACTAACTGATCCTTTGCTGACCAAACAAGATAGTGTTTTAGTCAATGTTGAGAAATCTTCAGCCATCAAGGAAACTATGAATACTTTGCAATGCTTTTCAGAGGATACCGAAGATGGGGAAGTCATTGGTATCATTACCTTAGAAGATGTATTTGAAGAACTTCTTCAA GAGGAAATTGTAGATGAGACCGATGTATATGTTGATGTACATAAAAG GATATGCGtcgctgctgctgctgctgctgttgctTCATCTGTTGCACGGGCTCCATCAGATCGAAGATTGATCGGCCAAAAGCCTACA GGTGTTCAAAGCAAGCAAGGCAAATGA